A single window of Malus sylvestris chromosome 5, drMalSylv7.2, whole genome shotgun sequence DNA harbors:
- the LOC126623771 gene encoding protein CHROMATIN REMODELING 35-like isoform X4 — protein sequence MDHHQIFIDIEDDIPKNSTVVALPVIALSSDDEDEGNRKKPLHLYQKDVLELEPPPHGHQQVVDMDDENRNNATETVPPVVVLGSDDEDDGSKRLVLHQKVVLEPVGRFLKKNLPEYVTGKDQSNEFETLLGGFDIWIDKDVDVGAADDMDCLVSTDQSEELETQLGKNCLGMDKDANVGTANNADCLEREELKTPPGKVDIWTDKDVYIGLEDNMDCSESRDEREKVRTPPGKVDVWIDKDVYIGSEDNMDCEVSIGQTEDLGTLPGQIKIGITEDVVEDMEYVLSTRTEKLETLPGEIDTGIDKDINAGVAFHMVIGNGNQRACEKEEWNGQINYRETRENMEWIAARTEVGVLADNMDSGTDKCEHVNEEHDCDKVVGEGNHDTFQFKEQYQKNDIEEGDLADIWKEMTVAIECSKDFAVDPLADETSGECGEECDHICILKDDLGLVCRICGVVQQGIETMFEFQYSKAKRTRRTYMCESRNANYTESAQNFSVGLKSTRDNLMATEISAHPRHRNKMKPHQVEGFNFLASNLLGDNPGGCILAHAPGSGKTLLIISFVQSFLVRFPYARPLIVLPKGILATWKQEFQKWQVEDIPLHDLYTSKAENRSRQLVILKKWVELKSILFLGYQQFSTIMCDNGTSKASVDCREMLLKVPSILILDEGHTPRNDNTNLLQSLARVQTPLKVVLSGTLYQNHVKEVFNILNLVRPKFLKLDTSRDVAKRIMSRVQISGARRQLKTGTNSALFDLIEYTLQKDEDYKRKEAVIQDLREMTRKVLHYYKGDSLDKLPGLVDYTVLLNLSSRQELEVKKMKKLDYFKKASVGSLVYMHPELKSLTEKCSLTGEKGCEIGNDKMDTIVEKINVKDGVKANFFLSLLRLCESTREKLLVFSQYILPLKFMERLAVKLKGWSLNKEIFVVTGDSNSTLREQSVESFNNSADAKVFFGSIRACGEGISLVGASRILIVDVPLNPSVTRQAIGRTFRPGQKKKVYVYRLVAADSPEEESRLICCRKELILKRWFEWNESCGHQDFDLKTVDLHDCGDMFLESRLLQEDVKVLQKR from the exons TGTTGGAAGATTTCTGAAGAAGAACTTGCCA GAGTATGTAACGGGCAAAGATCAGAGTAATGAGTTCGAAACTCTGCTTGGAGGATTCGACATTTGGATAGATAAAGATGTAGATGTTGGTGCAGCAGACGATATG GATTGTTTAGTGAGCACAGACCAGAGTGAAGAGTTGGAAACTCAACTTGGAAAGAACTGTCTGGGGATGGATAAAGATGCAAATGTTGGTACAGCAAACAATGCG GattgtttagagagagaagagttGAAAACTCCACCTGGAAAAGTTGATATTTGGACAGATAAAGATGTATATATTGGTTTAGAAGACAATATG GATTGTTCAGAGAgtagagatgagagagaaaagGTGAGAACTCCACCTGGAAAAGTGGATGTTTGGATAGATAAAGATGTATACATTGGGTCAGAAGACAATATG GATTGTGAAGTGAGCATAGGTCAGACAGAAGATTTGGGAACTTTGCCTGGACAAATCAAGATTGGAATAACCGAAGATGTAGTAGAAGATATG GAGTATGTGTTGAGCACTCGGACAGAAAAGTTGGAAACTCTGCCCGGCGAAATTGATACTGGGATAGACAAAGATATAAATGCTGGTGTAGCATTCCATATGGTGATTGGAAACGGGAATCAAAGAGCATGTGAGAAAGAGGAGTGGAATGGTCAAATTAATTACAGAGAGACTAGAGAAAATATGGAGTGGATAGCTGCAAGAACAGAGGTAGGAGTTCTGGCTGATAACATGGATTCTGGGACAGACAAATGTGAGCATGTTAATGAAGAACATGATTGTGATAAGGTGGTTGGGGAAGGTAATCATGACACTTTCCAGTTTAAAGAACAATATCAGAAAAACGATATAGAGGAAGGTGATCTAGCAGACATATGGAAGGAAATGACAGTGGCAATAGAATGTTCCAAG GATTTTGCTGTTGATCCTTTAGCTGATGAAACATCAGGTGAATGTGGGGAAGAATGTGATCACATTTGCATCCTGAAGGATGATCTTGGGTTAGTTTGCCGTATCTGTGGAGTTGTCCAACAAGGAATTGAAACCATGTTTGAGTTCCAATATAGCAAG GCTAAAAGGACCAGACGAACTTACATGTGTGAGTCACGGAATGCTAACTATACCGAGTCAGCTCAGAATTTCTCAGTTGGACTGAAATCTACTAGGGACAATCTAATGGCAACAGAAATTTCTGCTCATCCAAGGCACCGAAATAAAATGAAACCACATCAAGTGGAGGGCTTTAACTTTCTCGCTAGCAACTTGCTGGGTGATAATCCAGGGGGTTGCATTTTGGCCCATGCCCCTGGTTCTGGAAAGACGTTGTTGATTATAAGTTTTGTTCAGAGTTTCCTGGTTAGATTTCCCTATGCTAGACCATTGATCGTTCTACCTAAAGGTATTTTGGCTACATGGAAGCAAGAGTTCCAGAAATGGCAAGTGGAGGACATTCCGTTGCATGATCTATACACTTCAAAAGCAGAGAACCGGTCCCGGCAGCTGGTTATTTTAAAGAAGTGGGTAGAGCTGAAGAGCATCCTTTTTCTTGGTTATCAACAGTTCTCCACCATAATGTGTGACAATGGGACCAGTAAAGCATCAGTTGATTGTCGAGAAATGCTGTTGAAGGTCCCTAGCATTCTGATTTTAGATGAAGGCCACACTCCAAGGAATGACAATACCAATTTGCTACAGTCCCTTGCAAGAGTCCAAACACCTCTAAAAGTAGTCCTCTCAGGAACCCTTTATCAGAATCATGTGAAAGAAGTTTTCAACATTTTAAATCTTGTTCGTCCAAAGTTTCTGAAATTGGATACTTCCCGGGATGTGGCTAAGCGTATCATGAGTAGAGTACAAATATCAGGTGCGAGGAGACAATTAAAAACTGGTACAAATTCAGCTCTATTTGACTTGATAGAATACACTCTCCAGAAAGATGAAGATTATAAAAGGAAAGAGGCTGTCATACAAGATCTTCGAGAGATGACCAGGAAGGTCCTGCATTACTACAAAGGAGATTCTCTGGACAAACTCCCCGGTCTTGTTGATTATACCGTACTACTCAACCTTAGTTCAAGACAGGAGCTTGaagtgaaaaaaatgaagaaactgGATTACTTCAAGAAAGCTTCTGTGGGTAGCCTTGTTTATATGCATCCAGAGTTGAAATCTCTTACAGAGAAATGTTCATTGACTGGCGAAAAAGGCTGTGAAATTGGTAATGACAAGATGGATACAATTGTAGAAAAAATAAATGTGAAAGATGGAGTTAAAGCTAATTTCTTTCTTAGTTTACTACGCCTGTGTGAATCAACTCGTGAGAAGCTGCTGGTGTTCAGCCAGTATATCCTGCCGCTGAAATTTATGGAGAGATTAGCAGTGAAGCTAAAGGGTTGGAGTCTAAACAAGGAAATTTTTGTGGTTACCGGCGATTCAAATTCAACGCTTAGGGAACAGTCTGTAGAAAGCTTTAACAATTCAGCTGATGCGAAAGTCTTCTTTGGCTCCATTAGAGCCTGTGGAGAAGGAATCTCTCTAGTGGGGGCTTCTCGCATCCTAATTGTTGATGTTCCTTTGAACCCTTCAGTAACTCGCCAGGCAATAGGCCGGACATTTCGACCAGGACAAAAGAAGAAAGTATACGTCTATAGATTGGTTGCTGCTGATTCGCCTGAAGAGGAAAGTCGCTTAATCTGCTGCAGGAAGGAATTGATTTTGAAGAGGTGGTTCGAGTGGAACGAGAGCTGTGGACATCAAGACTTTGATTTGAAGACTGTTGACTTGCATGACTGTGGTGATATGTTCTTGGAAAGTCGATTGTTGCAGGAAGATGTAAAGGTTCTACAGAAAAG GTAA
- the LOC126623774 gene encoding BEL1-like homeodomain protein 7: MSTYYAGSNNQKDATPMLYLREPPLPSSYPEAPLLTGNMMMYMNSGSYSDAVAGSSQQQNNCIEVISSVEGSDSNQQQHDVLSHLGGTRIGELGFSPWREGRNEMLVTHPMGSSSGILHGGQNLQGQGLSLSLSTQIPSGMQMPSISYRNPNMGFASFLSPNPSVSSEGDGRNGSFRDEQPRNVEYLPSGFPGGNPDSSKGDLSPYGMSSIARTIPHNKYLKAAQQLLDEVVNVQKALKQHDREKNQSTHDHHKSFKEGDDGSKNDLESGVSSNPQESASNSPCELSHAEKQELQSKLTKLLSMLDEVDRRYKQYYHQMQIVVSSFDVIAGGGSAKPYTAVALQTISRHFRCLRDAITGQIQATRKSLGEQGASGSMKGVGISRLRYVDQHLRQQRALQQLGMMQQHAWRPQRGLPESSVSILRAWLFEHFLHPYPKDSDKILLARQTGLTRSQVSNWFINARVRLWKPMVEEMYKEEAGDAEMDSNSSSENAPQTKEGDNTRPMEAGVQDMQPSASSTGTERCSTGQFMDSKSNHFHDVEMAGSAGVASFQNVTCHEAEAEYGLVKLREGQRPGMDGSGLISDANVQTDRNNERYMAAAAVYQMPELGRFGSGSGVSLTLGLQHCDGGGSLPISSGTHHGFVAVRGDDLYNPAASSVGSETADFECLDSGNQQQHRFSSSHLLRDFVV; the protein is encoded by the exons ATGTCAACTTACTATGCTGGTTCGAATAATCAAAAAGATGCTACGCCAATGCTCTATTTAAGGGAACCACCTTTGCCTAGTTCTTATCCAGAAGCACCTCTTCTTACTGGTAACATGATGATGTATATGAACTCTGGGTCATACTCGGATGCAGTGGCTGGGAGTTCTCAGCAGCAAAACAACTGCATTGAAGTAATCTCCTCAGTGGAGGGTTCAGATTCCAACCAGCAGCAGCACGATGTCCTATCGCATCTTGGTGGAACGCGTATTGGAGAGCTGGGATTCAGTCCATGGAGGGAGGGTAGAAATGAGATGCTAGTTACGCACCCCATGGGTAGTTCTTCAGGTATTCTTCATGGTGGACAGAACTTGCAAGGTCAGGGGTTGTCCCTCAGCCTGAGTACACAAATCCCATCAGGAATGCAAATGCCTTCTATCTCATACCGCAATCCCAATATGGGTTTTGCTTCATTCTTAAGTCCTAACCCATCCGTTTCAAGTGAGGGTGACGGCAGGAATGGCTCTTTTAGAGATGAGCAGCCAAGAAATGTTGAATATTTGCCATCTGGTTTTCCGGGAGGCAATCCAGATTCAAGTAAAGGGGATTTGTCTCCATATGGGATGTCAAGTATTGCAAGAACCATTCCCCATAACAAATACCTCAAAGCAGCACAACAACTGCTTGATGAAGTCGTCAATGTCCAGAAAGCACTTAAGCAACATGATAGAGAGAAGAACCAAAGCACACACGATCATCATAAGAGTTTCAAGGAGGGAGATGATGGATCAAAGAATGATTTGGAGAGTGGAGTATCTTCAAACCCTCAAGAGTCGGCCAGTAACTCACCATGTGAGCTTTCACATGCCGAGAAACAAGAGTTGCAAAGCAAGTTGACGAAACTTCTGTCAATGCTAGATGAG GTTGACAGACGGTACAAGCAGTATTATCATCAGATGCAGATTGTTGTATCATCATTTGATGTGATAGCGGGAGGTGGGTCAGCTAAACCGTACACAGCAGTAGCCTTGCAGACTATTTCACGCCACTTTCGGTGCTTACGTGATGCAATCACAGGCCAGATACAAGCAACCCGTAAAAGCCTTGGGGAGCAAGGTGCCTCAGGAAGCATGAAAGGAGTTGGAATATCTCGCCTCCGTTATGTGGACCAGCATCTCAGGCAGCAGAGGGCCCTTCAGCAGCTTGGCATGATGCAACAACATGCATGGAGACCACAAAGAGGTTTGCCGGAAAGCTCTGTCTCAATTCTGCGAGCATGGCTATTTGAGCATTTCCTTCATCC CTATCCGAAGGATTCTGATAAGATCCTGCTAGCAAGGCAGACAGGCTTGACTAGAAGTCAG GTCTCAAACTGGTTTATAAATGCACGAGTGCGTCTCTGGAAGCCCATGGTTGAGGAGATGTACAAAGAAGAGGCTGGTGATGCCGAGATGGATTCCAACTCTTCATCTGAGAATGCACCTCAAACAAAAGAAGGTGACAACACGAGGCCCATGGAAGCCGGAGTACAAGATATGCAACCTAGTGCAAGTTCGACAGGCACTGAGAGATGCAGCACTGGACAATTTATGGACTCCAAATCCAACCATTTCCATGACGTGGAAATGGCTGGATCCGCTGGGGTTGCCAGTTTCCAGAATGTGACTTGTCACGAAGCTGAAGCTGAGTACGGGCTCGTGAAGCTTAGAGAGGGGCAAAGGCCTGGTATGGATGGATCTGGTCTCATTTCTGATGCAAATGTTCAGACTGATAGGAACAATGAGAGGTATATGGCAGCAGCTGCTGTGTACCAGATGCCGGAGCTGGGGAGATTTGGAAGTGGAAGCGGGGTGTCTCTGACATTGGGATTGCAGCATTGTGACGGTGGCGGTAGCCTACCCATCTCTAGTGGGACTCATCACGGTTTTGTTGCCGTGAGAGGGGACGATTTATACAACCCTGCAGCTTCTTCTGTAGGATCTGAGACAGCAGATTTTGAATGCCTTGATTCCGGGAACCAGCAGCAACACAGATTTAGTTCCTCCCATCTATTACGTGATTTCGTAGTGTGA